From Sphingomonas sp. PAMC26645:
AATCGGAAATCCGCGCAGCATTTCCTCCGCCGAGGTCACGCCGCGCCCGGCGCGCTGCACCAAGGTCGGCCGGATCGCCCCGTCACCGCACCCGATCGTCAGCTCCGAATTGACCGTCAGCCCTTCACACCCAAGAAACGAGAACGGCAACACGTCCGCCGCCAGCACCTTCACCCGCTCGCCAGCAACCTCGAACCAAGCCCCCGGCGCCGGGTTCATCGCCCGCACCAGCCGCTCGACCTCGACCGCCGACCGGTCGAAATCGATCCGCGCCTCCGCCTTGTCGATCTTCGCGGCATAGGTGACGCCCTCCTCGGGCTGCGGCCGGGCAGGGTAGGCGTCGAGATCGCTCAGCACCTCGACCATCAACCGAGCCCCCATCGCGGAGAGTTCGGACGTCAGATCCCCCGCGGTCTTGCCGACGATCGGCGTCCGTCCCTCGAGCCGAACCGGCCCGGTATCCAGCCCGGCCTCCATCTGCATGATCCCGACGCCCGTCTCGGCATCGCCCGCGAGGATAGACCGCTGCACCGGCGCCGCTCCCCGCCACCGCGGCAGCAGCGATCCATGCACGTTCAGGCACCCGAACCGAGGCGCCTCCAGCACCGCGCGAGGCAGAATAAGACCATAGGCCGCAACGACCGCCACATCCGCGTCCAAGGCGGAAAACGCCTCGCGAGCCTCCAGCCCCTCCGGCAAAGACGCCTTGAACGACACCGGCGTCCGCACCTCGATGCCCAGGGCCTCCGCCCGAACCTGCACCGACGACGGCACCAGTTCGCGCCCACGCCGCCCCCCTGGCCGGGCAGGCTGGCAATACGCCGCCACCACGTCATGCCCCGCCGCGACGAGGGCCTCCAGCACCGGCACTGCGAAGTCCGGCGTTCCCATGAAGATGATCCGCATGGTCCTCTCGAACACGCTGGCGGGGAGCCGCGCAACCCCCTATCTGTTCCCTATGGCATCCCCCGAGATCGAGGCGCTGACGCAGGCGCTGGCCCGGCTCCCCGGCCTCGGCCCCCGGTCCGCACGTCGCGCCGTGCTGCATCTGCTCAAGAAGCGCGACGCGGCGCTGGGTCCCTTGCGCGAGGCGCTGACCGCGGTCGACGAGCGGCTGGAGAACTGCTCGACCTGCGGCAACGTCGACACCACCAATCCGTGCGCGATCTGCGCCGACCCGCGTCGCGACCAGCGTTCGCTCTGCGTCGTCGAGGAGGTCGCCGACCTTTGGGCGCTCGATCGCTCGCGGCTGTTCCCCGGCCGCTTCCACGTCCTCGGCGGCCGCCTGTCCGCACTCGAAGGTATCCGGCCCGAGGACCTCAGCATCGACAGCCTGGTCCGCCGCATCGAAGCCGGCGGCATCGACGAGGTCGTGCTCGCGATGAACGCCACGCTCGAAGGCCAGACCACCGCGCACTATATCGCCGAG
This genomic window contains:
- the fmt gene encoding methionyl-tRNA formyltransferase, with product MRIIFMGTPDFAVPVLEALVAAGHDVVAAYCQPARPGGRRGRELVPSSVQVRAEALGIEVRTPVSFKASLPEGLEAREAFSALDADVAVVAAYGLILPRAVLEAPRFGCLNVHGSLLPRWRGAAPVQRSILAGDAETGVGIMQMEAGLDTGPVRLEGRTPIVGKTAGDLTSELSAMGARLMVEVLSDLDAYPARPQPEEGVTYAAKIDKAEARIDFDRSAVEVERLVRAMNPAPGAWFEVAGERVKVLAADVLPFSFLGCEGLTVNSELTIGCGDGAIRPTLVQRAGRGVTSAEEMLRGFPIRSGTQL
- the recR gene encoding recombination mediator RecR, encoding MASPEIEALTQALARLPGLGPRSARRAVLHLLKKRDAALGPLREALTAVDERLENCSTCGNVDTTNPCAICADPRRDQRSLCVVEEVADLWALDRSRLFPGRFHVLGGRLSALEGIRPEDLSIDSLVRRIEAGGIDEVVLAMNATLEGQTTAHYIAERIERFPVRVTQLAHGLPVGGELDYLDEGTLAQALRARRPMA